Below is a genomic region from Miniphocaeibacter halophilus.
TGTTAGTGCTTTCTTAATTTCTTTATTATTTGGTCTACTATAGTTCTTTTCATTTACTACAGGCTTTTCCACTTCAAATTCTTCCAAGTTAATATGACAATAGCCTAAAGGATTTTTCCTTAAATACTCTTGATGATATTCTTCGGCCTTAGTAAAGTTCTTTATTTTTTCTACTTCCACTACTATTTTCTTGCTGTATTTTTTCTGTACTTCATTAATATATTCTAATATTATCTTCTTATCTTCTTCCTTTTCATAGTATATTCCGGTTCTATATTGTATTCCAACATCATTGCCCTGTTTATTTATACTTGTAGGATCTACTATTTTAAAGAATTTTTCTAATATGTTTTTTAAATTAATTATATTAGTATCGTATATTATTTTTACAGCTTCACTATGTTTTGTTTCATTTAATAATCTGTAGTTGGTTTCTTCACTTATTCCATTGGCATAACCAACTTCTGTATATTCAACTCCCAGTATTCTTTTAAAATATTCCTCTACTCCCCAAAAGCAACCACCGGCTAAATATATTGTTTTAAAATTATTGCTGCTATAATCTTTTTTTATTAACATCTTCTACCTCTTATATTTTCTACTTTTCATTCTTACTCTGTTAATAGATTTTGAAAATATTGTCGAAAGTACTATTCCTAGTGCTAATGCTGTTGCACTAATTAGGGTATCTAAAGCATTTGACAATACTGCATCTAAGTTTTGCATTGCTAAGCCCTGCATGGTTCTAAACATTGCAAGTCCCGGAACTTGCGGAATTAAACTAGGTACTAAGTAAACAGTTGCTGGAAATTTACATATTCTAGCTAATAGCTCTGCCATAAGACCTATTGTAAAAGAGCTAATAACTAAGGGAACAAATTTTGTTTCCAGTTTTACAAAGAATATATAATAAACAAACATACCTACTGTTCCTGTAATAAAGTTACCATATGTAGATTTTTTTGGAGAATTAAAAAACAATCCGTAAAACAGCGCTGATGCTCCTGCACTTATTGACTTAAATAAGATCATATATTTACCTCTAATAATAAAAATATAAAACTAAACCAACTCCTAGAGCCATACCTGCTGCAACTAAAATAGATTTCATCATGCCATACATACCAGATAAAACATCACCACTCATAAAATCCCTTACTGCATTAGTAAAATATATTCCAGGCAATAGTGGGATAATAGCCCCTGTTATTACAATATCCACATTAGTTCCAATTCCCAAGCTAATTCCAAGTACTGCCACTAAAGCAGCGGCAAAAGCACCTGCTATATTATTGAAAAAAAATGAGAAACTAATATCTTCAACTTTAAATAGCACTAAAATACCAGCGAAGCCGGCAAATAAAGTTACAAAAAAATCCTCCCAAGTACCACCAAAATTAAATATTAAGGCCGCAGCTCCCAAGCTACCAAATATTAAGTAGTTTCTTAAAGATTGATAACTACCATAGCCAATGTCATTAACTATTTTCGCTCCTTCACTTATATTATATTCCCCGTTTACAAATTTTCTAGAGAAATTATTTATTTTAGATATTTTGCTTAAATCAAAGGAATATGAATTTATTCTTCTCATAGTAATAATATCTTCATCTTTATAATTAAAAGATACCATTACCATATTATAAGTAGCATATATATTTATATTTTTAATTTCTTTATAAACACCACACATTCTAGCTATTGTATCCTCAACTCTATAAATTTCAGCTCCATTTTGTACTAATACTTGAGCCATACTTACTAATAGAATTGAAAAATCCTTAGCTTCCTTATGGGTTTTTATAGTTGTATCTTTTATATTCTCCATACTGGAATTATATCATAGTGTAATAAAAAAAAGACAATAAATTTGTACCGACCCCCAAAAGTTAGACCAAAAATCTAACGAGTAGGAGGTCGGTTTTTCAATGGCGAAATATAGTTTTGAATTTAAACTAAAAGTAGTAGAGGAATATTTAGATGGCTTGGGAGGATATCAGTATCTAGCTAAAAAATATAATATTCCAAGTTTTACGACAGTATGTACCTGGATACAAGCATATAAAGAATTTGGAGAAATAGGGTTATTAAGAAAACGACAAAATGATAAATATACTTTAGATTTTAAATTAAATATGATAGAGTCTTACCTAACTACAGAGATCTCTTATCATGAACTAGCAACCAATTTCGGAATAAATAATCCATCATTAATAGCAGGGTGGGTATCAAAGTTTAGAAAATTGGGAAAAGAAGGTCTCGTAAAACAACAAGGGAGACCCTCTAAAATGAAAGCTAAAGACAATAAAAACAATAAAAATTCTCAGATAAGTAAAAATGATGCTGATAGAATTAAAGAACTAGAACAACAAGTTTTAGCTCTGAAAATAGAGAATGAATATTTAAAAGAATTGAGGAGATTGCGTCTAAAGGAAAGTCAAAAAAAGAACAAATCGCAAGAATAATACACAATCTCCGAGGATCATTTAAATTAAAAGATATTCTTGCAGTGCTTAAATTTCCCAAATCAACATATATGTATTGGCAAAAAAGATTTAATAGAGATAATCC
It encodes:
- the msrB gene encoding peptide-methionine (R)-S-oxide reductase MsrB, producing MLIKKDYSSNNFKTIYLAGGCFWGVEEYFKRILGVEYTEVGYANGISEETNYRLLNETKHSEAVKIIYDTNIINLKNILEKFFKIVDPTSINKQGNDVGIQYRTGIYYEKEEDKKIILEYINEVQKKYSKKIVVEVEKIKNFTKAEEYHQEYLRKNPLGYCHINLEEFEVEKPVVNEKNYSRPNNKEIKKALTEEQYLVTQEDMTEKPFRNIYNDNFNKGIYVDIVTGEPLFLSSDKFDSGCGWPSFSKPIDEEVIKYKKDNKLKVERTEVRSRVGNSHLGHVFNDGPREKGGLRYCINSASLKFIPIENMKEEGYEDYIKYL
- a CDS encoding threonine/serine exporter family protein, whose amino-acid sequence is MILFKSISAGASALFYGLFFNSPKKSTYGNFITGTVGMFVYYIFFVKLETKFVPLVISSFTIGLMAELLARICKFPATVYLVPSLIPQVPGLAMFRTMQGLAMQNLDAVLSNALDTLISATALALGIVLSTIFSKSINRVRMKSRKYKR
- a CDS encoding threonine/serine ThrE exporter family protein, whose amino-acid sequence is MENIKDTTIKTHKEAKDFSILLVSMAQVLVQNGAEIYRVEDTIARMCGVYKEIKNINIYATYNMVMVSFNYKDEDIITMRRINSYSFDLSKISKINNFSRKFVNGEYNISEGAKIVNDIGYGSYQSLRNYLIFGSLGAAALIFNFGGTWEDFFVTLFAGFAGILVLFKVEDISFSFFFNNIAGAFAAALVAVLGISLGIGTNVDIVITGAIIPLLPGIYFTNAVRDFMSGDVLSGMYGMMKSILVAAGMALGVGLVLYFYY